The Opitutales bacterium ASA1 genome window below encodes:
- a CDS encoding family 43 glycosylhydrolase produces the protein MPLKPLLLCVAVLAPLSAVADVRWDSPHVGNPILPGYYADPSLVQHEGRFFLYATLDPWGGRTLGCWESEDFKHWEYRELNWPTKEACTSPTSKGAMVWAPSVIRAPSGRFLMYVSVGNEVWVGAADHPLGPWSDANGGKPLIPETYRPGYHMIDAEAFVDDDGSIYLHWGSGWGWVNGKCFAVKLEADGVGFVGEPVDVTPTNYFEAPHMIKHDGRYYLSYSQGVTISDTYQVHYAVGDSPLGPFTEAANSPILVTDHARNVVSPGHHTLFTYRDRHYILYHRHRVPWVEREAYRQICVDAIRFTPDGLMEKITPSHTAPALVQGRGAGRLAAAATSSSEFDPTHAASRVVDGNYATRWAAAAEATDGWLQLDLGAEQAVGRAEVRFEYAWKPVKFVLKGSLDGRRWTTIEDHREVAFTGSPFVAHVGTETRFLRVEFADGTKADEMSVWEFAAYPDRHDTPSL, from the coding sequence ATGCCCCTGAAACCGTTGCTGCTTTGTGTCGCCGTGCTCGCACCCTTGTCTGCGGTCGCCGACGTCCGTTGGGATTCGCCGCACGTCGGCAATCCGATCCTGCCGGGCTACTACGCGGATCCGTCGCTCGTGCAGCACGAGGGGCGTTTCTTTCTCTACGCCACGCTCGATCCTTGGGGTGGCCGCACCTTGGGTTGTTGGGAGTCGGAGGACTTCAAACACTGGGAGTATCGCGAGCTGAATTGGCCGACGAAGGAAGCGTGCACGAGCCCGACTTCGAAGGGCGCGATGGTGTGGGCACCGTCGGTGATCCGCGCGCCCAGCGGGAGGTTTCTCATGTACGTGTCCGTGGGCAACGAGGTGTGGGTCGGTGCGGCGGATCATCCGCTCGGGCCGTGGAGCGACGCGAACGGAGGCAAGCCGCTCATCCCCGAGACCTACCGCCCCGGCTATCACATGATCGACGCCGAGGCGTTCGTGGACGACGATGGATCGATCTATCTCCACTGGGGTTCGGGTTGGGGATGGGTCAACGGCAAGTGTTTCGCCGTGAAGTTGGAGGCGGACGGCGTGGGGTTCGTCGGCGAGCCGGTCGACGTGACTCCGACGAACTACTTCGAGGCGCCGCACATGATCAAACACGACGGGCGCTACTACCTGAGCTACTCGCAGGGCGTGACGATCTCGGACACGTACCAGGTGCACTACGCCGTGGGTGATTCGCCGCTCGGCCCGTTCACCGAGGCGGCCAACAGCCCGATCCTCGTGACCGACCACGCACGCAACGTCGTGAGCCCGGGTCACCACACGCTCTTCACGTATCGGGATCGCCACTACATTCTGTATCACCGCCACCGCGTGCCGTGGGTGGAGCGCGAGGCCTACCGGCAGATCTGCGTCGACGCGATCCGTTTCACGCCGGACGGACTGATGGAAAAGATCACGCCCTCGCACACGGCGCCCGCACTCGTGCAGGGGCGCGGCGCGGGACGGCTCGCGGCCGCAGCCACGAGTTCATCCGAATTCGACCCGACGCACGCGGCCTCGCGTGTGGTCGACGGAAACTACGCGACGCGCTGGGCTGCGGCCGCGGAAGCGACGGACGGTTGGTTGCAACTCGATCTCGGAGCGGAGCAGGCGGTGGGACGTGCCGAAGTCCGTTTCGAATACGCGTGGAAGCCGGTGAAGTTCGTGTTGAAGGGTTCGCTCGACGGACGACGCTGGACGACGATCGAGGACCACCGCGAGGTGGCGTTCACGGGCTCGCCGTTCGTCGCGCACGTCGGAACGGAAACGCGGTTTCTCCGCGTGGAGTTCGCGGACGGCACGAAAGCGGACGAGAT